A part of Actinobaculum sp. 313 genomic DNA contains:
- a CDS encoding helix-turn-helix transcriptional regulator, with translation MKLETAKRLYEYRKASGLSQEQVAARIGVSRQAVSKWECAESSPDTDNLIALAVLYGVTVDELLFADPENMTFGASRTKESGLGRSSAEDSAGFSAAAAGGRVPGQAGVSDDVDPGTSEAADGEAAYVDVNAHAAFESRAEGNGTDGFDGSEDYASGGTWQRPDNPDEDYVDVSFTRGVHVRDSKSGEEVHVGWDGIHVDNDKEHVHLDFGFLARMIREFRKDQP, from the coding sequence ATGAAACTTGAAACCGCGAAACGACTCTACGAGTACCGGAAGGCTTCCGGCCTCTCGCAGGAACAGGTGGCAGCGAGAATTGGTGTCTCGCGGCAGGCTGTCTCGAAATGGGAGTGCGCGGAATCGTCTCCCGACACGGACAACCTCATCGCCCTCGCGGTGCTCTATGGCGTGACCGTTGACGAACTCCTATTCGCCGACCCGGAGAACATGACCTTCGGGGCATCCCGCACGAAGGAAAGTGGACTCGGCCGGAGCTCCGCCGAAGACTCGGCGGGATTCTCGGCCGCAGCTGCTGGCGGTCGCGTCCCTGGGCAGGCAGGAGTTTCCGACGACGTCGACCCCGGCACCTCCGAGGCGGCAGACGGTGAAGCGGCGTATGTCGACGTTAATGCCCACGCGGCATTTGAATCCCGTGCAGAGGGTAATGGGACGGATGGTTTCGACGGTTCCGAGGACTATGCGAGCGGCGGCACCTGGCAGCGTCCGGACAACCCGGACGAGGATTATGTTGATGTCAGCTTCACGCGGGGTGTGCACGTCCGTGACTCCAAGAGCGGTGAAGAGGTGCATGTGGGCTGGGACGGTATCCATGTGGACAACGACAAGGAGCATGTGCATCTGGACTTCGGATTCCTCGCGCGCATGATCCGCGAGTTCCGCAAGGACCAGCCGTGA
- a CDS encoding AraC family transcriptional regulator codes for MEETATHEVVIPTDRLSVRLVLHTGITPESFQPHWHSSFEINCMLRWPESEVLVGGRTWRMHTGRIWLANSQQIHGERTLHNDPLRRAVTILYPYPYLRRVFPAIDAGRFELNDVEELTAEQLSAYHQQLYPRFAKLAELLARDAEPAPTHYLQLSLLPLEILNILAQSFFIADVERPRTLAAEPIVRTHRIVDYVEEHYATKIRLEDLADYCHLSRGYMARFIKEHLGYTLSEYVAMVRAEHARQDLLVRRGTQSEVAALNGYSGLRTMNRQLQKIFGRTAKEILADAGNGTPGEAAARGARESTAGQAPGRKAWESTAEPSAADGVSEARLDPRME; via the coding sequence GTGGAGGAGACCGCGACGCATGAGGTAGTCATTCCCACCGACCGGCTCAGCGTTCGCCTTGTTCTCCATACCGGAATCACACCGGAGAGCTTCCAGCCGCACTGGCACAGTTCCTTCGAGATCAACTGCATGCTCAGATGGCCGGAGTCGGAAGTTCTGGTGGGCGGGAGAACGTGGCGCATGCACACCGGCAGGATCTGGCTCGCGAATTCTCAACAGATCCATGGTGAACGCACGTTGCACAACGACCCGCTGCGACGCGCGGTCACAATCCTGTACCCCTACCCCTATCTGCGGCGAGTATTTCCCGCAATCGACGCGGGCCGCTTCGAGCTTAACGACGTCGAGGAGCTCACGGCTGAGCAACTGTCCGCCTATCACCAGCAGCTGTATCCACGTTTCGCCAAGCTGGCCGAACTGCTGGCGAGGGACGCCGAGCCCGCACCGACGCATTACCTTCAGTTATCGTTGCTGCCGCTTGAGATACTCAATATCCTCGCGCAGTCTTTCTTCATTGCCGACGTCGAAAGGCCCCGCACCCTCGCCGCAGAGCCGATAGTCCGCACTCATCGGATCGTCGACTATGTGGAGGAACATTACGCCACGAAGATCCGGCTTGAAGACCTTGCGGATTACTGCCATCTTTCGCGGGGATATATGGCGCGTTTCATCAAGGAGCACCTGGGGTACACGCTCTCCGAGTACGTCGCCATGGTCCGCGCTGAGCACGCTCGCCAAGATCTGCTGGTACGGCGGGGGACGCAGTCGGAGGTGGCTGCGCTCAATGGATACTCCGGGCTTCGGACCATGAACCGGCAGCTGCAGAAGATCTTCGGCCGCACGGCGAAGGAGATTCTTGCCGATGCGGGAAACGGCACACCTGGGGAAGCAGCCGCGCGTGGAGCAAGGGAGAGCACGGCTGGGCAAGCACCCGGGCGTAAAGCATGGGAGAGCACGGCTGAGCCATCAGCCGCGGATGGAGTGAGCGAGGCACGGCTGGACCCCCGGATGGAGTGA
- a CDS encoding MerR family transcriptional regulator — translation MWRSPLFERQRYTATNAEPWRSRLSVKVIRTATSDINKTKDPMEIGEFSTQVGLPTSTLHYYERCGLLSPARNKSGHRDYSSQDVAWVQFICRLKATGMPLADIKRYADLRARGDETLAERMAMLHENRKNVEQEIARWQENLGRLEHKIDHYQKLLKARPSGDHTEGS, via the coding sequence GTGTGGCGGTCACCTCTGTTCGAGCGTCAGCGCTACACCGCGACCAACGCTGAGCCATGGCGTAGCAGACTCAGCGTCAAGGTAATTCGAACGGCCACCTCGGATATCAATAAGACGAAGGATCCCATGGAAATCGGCGAGTTCTCTACACAGGTCGGGCTGCCCACCAGCACGTTGCACTACTACGAGCGCTGTGGCCTTCTCTCCCCCGCCCGCAACAAGTCAGGTCACCGCGACTACTCCTCGCAAGACGTCGCCTGGGTGCAATTCATCTGCCGCCTCAAAGCAACCGGCATGCCACTTGCCGACATTAAGCGCTACGCAGATCTCCGTGCGCGTGGCGATGAAACGCTGGCGGAACGAATGGCAATGCTGCATGAGAATCGCAAGAATGTTGAGCAGGAAATAGCCCGCTGGCAGGAAAACCTCGGCAGGCTCGAGCACAAGATAGACCACTACCAGAAACTGCTCAAAGCCAGGCCGAGCGGAGACCACACGGAGGGGAGTTAG
- a CDS encoding class I SAM-dependent methyltransferase produces the protein MNIDELRVSWKREEDAAHIHGWDFSHIHDRYTEEHDLPWDYEAIVRSYLRDDTELLDIDTGGGEFLLSLNHPHTRTSATEGYPPNVILCRETLVPLGIHFAECDNAANIPFRDGAFDLVINRHGDYDAAETWRLLRPGGLFVTEQVGGANDADLVEMVLPGTPQPYPHLYLDKQRREFEAAGFEIIQAEEAYRPIVFYDVGAFVWFARIMEWEFPGFSVDRCFDQLLTMQQMIERDGEVAGTIHRFLIVAKK, from the coding sequence ATGAACATTGATGAATTGCGCGTATCCTGGAAACGCGAAGAGGACGCCGCCCACATCCACGGTTGGGATTTCTCGCATATTCATGACCGGTACACGGAGGAACACGATCTTCCATGGGATTACGAGGCGATCGTCCGAAGCTATTTGCGCGACGACACCGAGTTGCTGGATATCGATACCGGCGGCGGCGAGTTCTTACTCTCGCTGAATCACCCGCATACGAGAACCAGCGCCACCGAGGGTTACCCACCGAATGTCATCCTGTGCCGGGAGACCTTAGTGCCTCTGGGGATCCACTTCGCGGAGTGCGACAATGCCGCCAACATTCCGTTTCGCGACGGCGCCTTCGACTTGGTAATTAATCGCCATGGCGACTATGACGCGGCAGAGACCTGGCGGCTTTTGCGACCCGGCGGGCTGTTCGTCACCGAACAAGTGGGCGGCGCCAACGATGCCGACCTCGTGGAGATGGTCCTGCCGGGCACGCCCCAGCCGTATCCGCATCTGTATCTGGATAAGCAGCGGCGGGAATTTGAAGCGGCGGGCTTTGAAATCATCCAAGCCGAGGAGGCCTATCGGCCGATCGTCTTCTACGACGTCGGCGCCTTCGTCTGGTTCGCCCGCATTATGGAGTGGGAGTTCCCCGGTTTCTCGGTGGACCGTTGCTTCGATCAACTGCTCACCATGCAGCAGATGATCGAGCGCGACGGCGAGGTGGCGGGCACCATCCACCGTTTCCTGATTGTGGCGAAGAAGTAA
- a CDS encoding carboxymuconolactone decarboxylase family protein has protein sequence MEEKNRFERGMETLREVDGNTGQEVVEALEDVAPDLGRYIVEFAFGDVYSRPDLSLRDRELVTLASLCTQGDTAPQLEVHINAALNVGLSRQEIIGCFIQCVPYTGFPRVLNAVAVVRRVFAAREHS, from the coding sequence ATGGAGGAGAAGAATCGATTTGAAAGAGGAATGGAGACTTTGCGGGAGGTGGATGGAAATACCGGGCAGGAGGTTGTGGAGGCCCTTGAGGACGTAGCTCCCGACCTTGGCCGATACATCGTCGAGTTCGCATTCGGCGATGTCTACTCCAGGCCTGACCTCTCATTACGTGATCGTGAGCTTGTCACACTCGCCAGTCTGTGCACTCAGGGCGATACGGCGCCGCAACTGGAGGTTCATATCAACGCCGCGCTGAACGTGGGTCTTTCGCGGCAAGAGATCATCGGCTGCTTTATCCAGTGCGTTCCTTATACCGGATTTCCACGAGTGCTCAACGCAGTCGCGGTGGTACGACGGGTCTTTGCGGCACGTGAGCATTCCTAA
- a CDS encoding ferritin-like domain-containing protein, which yields MADKEQLIAKLQEIVTAVFQQADGHALQSRIFASQGLTKLEEKYAEHAEEEREYATKCIDRILDLGGEVNNEAKTATPTYTDALEWVKYDLQVSRDGLAWLKDIVELAKDDYTTYDLLKDYYKDEEEDMYWGEQQLELIEKIGVTNWYMLQI from the coding sequence ATGGCAGACAAAGAACAGCTCATTGCCAAGCTGCAAGAGATCGTAACGGCCGTATTCCAGCAGGCCGATGGGCACGCGCTGCAGTCGAGGATTTTCGCCAGCCAAGGGCTGACCAAGCTGGAGGAAAAGTACGCGGAGCACGCAGAAGAAGAGCGTGAGTACGCCACGAAGTGCATTGACCGCATTCTAGATCTCGGCGGCGAAGTGAACAACGAGGCGAAGACCGCAACACCGACCTACACCGATGCGCTCGAATGGGTCAAGTATGACCTGCAGGTTTCGCGTGACGGCCTGGCCTGGCTGAAGGACATCGTCGAACTGGCGAAGGATGACTACACAACCTACGACCTTCTCAAGGATTACTACAAGGACGAAGAAGAAGACATGTACTGGGGCGAGCAGCAGCTCGAACTGATCGAGAAGATCGGCGTGACCAACTGGTACATGCTGCAAATCTGA
- a CDS encoding MFS transporter: MAQQKQDRLIFKVSILSIAVMQATAQSISGILNTMAEAMPHVDATSISSLSTVPNLGCLVGLFLSPILCKVFGERRVTIVGLLGSILAGCAPMVLGTFVPIYVSRLLLGFFFGMYTPLIVVLLSRFYRGDQLARMIGYENAIGSIGSSLCALVAGFLVVMGWQAGFAIYLLSAVPLVLFTLFVRLDDRQADDSNEQGANAVGDSQADTADRSYPAAETGDEQATGQADGVVAARNSDATEQPSTDSSAAAGRPRVPAAVWGLGAFLFCFFIFQLPMAYALGNRVFESGVAGDSQTTASTIASTIYSCFTIIGIPVSIFFGAIRKRIGAWTLPFALACNIIGFAALAYGSNTTLLFAGGLFSGVAFALVVPYAYTRVAEVSPPEVVSTSTTVAMLSLNLGVFCSPLVLPRIAAAVGDGSAHLVMLISTVAFLIFTVIMSIVAVTSSRRRNTVAAAA; the protein is encoded by the coding sequence ATGGCACAACAGAAACAGGATAGATTGATCTTCAAGGTCTCGATCCTGTCCATCGCCGTCATGCAGGCGACGGCGCAATCGATCAGCGGCATTCTCAACACCATGGCGGAAGCCATGCCGCACGTCGATGCCACGTCGATTTCTTCCCTATCCACAGTCCCAAATCTCGGTTGCCTGGTGGGACTCTTCCTCAGCCCCATACTGTGCAAGGTGTTTGGCGAACGCCGAGTCACCATCGTCGGCCTACTTGGCAGCATCCTCGCCGGATGTGCGCCCATGGTCCTCGGCACTTTCGTGCCCATTTACGTGAGTCGACTGCTGCTCGGCTTCTTCTTCGGCATGTACACGCCGCTGATCGTCGTCCTGCTGTCCCGCTTCTACAGGGGTGATCAGCTGGCGCGGATGATCGGCTATGAAAATGCTATTGGCAGCATCGGCAGTTCTCTCTGCGCGCTCGTGGCCGGTTTCCTGGTGGTGATGGGATGGCAGGCGGGTTTCGCCATCTACTTGCTTTCTGCTGTACCGCTGGTGCTCTTCACATTGTTCGTGCGTCTCGACGACAGACAAGCCGACGACTCTAATGAACAGGGCGCCAACGCGGTTGGCGATAGCCAGGCCGACACCGCCGACCGTAGCTACCCCGCCGCAGAAACAGGCGACGAACAAGCCACCGGGCAGGCTGACGGCGTCGTCGCCGCAAGAAACAGCGACGCAACCGAGCAACCATCTACAGATAGTTCCGCGGCTGCGGGCAGGCCCCGTGTACCAGCAGCAGTATGGGGACTGGGTGCGTTCCTCTTCTGCTTCTTCATCTTCCAACTTCCCATGGCCTACGCCTTGGGGAACCGAGTCTTTGAATCCGGAGTAGCAGGGGACAGCCAGACGACGGCGTCGACAATCGCCTCCACCATCTACAGCTGCTTCACGATTATTGGCATCCCGGTATCGATCTTCTTCGGTGCCATACGCAAGCGCATTGGCGCATGGACATTGCCCTTTGCACTTGCCTGCAACATTATTGGCTTCGCCGCGCTGGCCTACGGCTCGAACACGACATTGCTATTCGCCGGTGGGCTGTTCTCCGGTGTTGCGTTTGCCCTCGTCGTTCCCTACGCCTATACGCGTGTCGCAGAGGTGAGCCCGCCGGAAGTCGTCAGCACGTCAACCACGGTCGCCATGCTGAGCCTTAATCTCGGTGTTTTCTGTTCGCCGCTGGTACTGCCCAGAATCGCGGCGGCGGTGGGTGATGGCAGTGCGCACCTCGTCATGCTCATCTCCACGGTCGCATTCCTCATTTTCACGGTGATTATGAGCATTGTGGCCGTTACATCGTCCAGGCGACGCAACACTGTTGCCGCTGCGGCCTAG
- the xerA gene encoding site-specific tyrosine recombinase/integron integrase has product MTQPNDYLADMIVALQENAAARGSTTERRADEFFSIHIGKTPPRKQNEWFSLKNASNVIWMSIKDMGQADAYLITSSEYLTNEAVERFNIRRCPPGSILLSFKLTVGRVGIAADEMVTNEAIACFTSDDPRRLAYLYPLLLAYDYGSLGNTSSIANAVNSKVIKAMPLQLPDDGVLDEFYNNAKPIYDLMLSNTKEKSALEQTRDALLPKLMSGEIDVSEVQLPTRPNNHLACCSASQPTECFHRLSSKGIVMETAINLVLAQMQPILDSSQFKRLGEALRFAFAPTHESTTDLLHLFLTAKEVEGCSIRTIAYYESTIRRMVETVAKPYTQIESDDLRRYLSDYENTRDAGKVTIDNIRRILSSFFSWLEDEDYIVKSPMRRIHKVKTATLAKEVLSDEELEALRDGCDNVRDLAIVDMLATTGMRVGELVRLDIADINLQERECIVTGKGSKQRPVYFDARAKLHLQAYLNTRDDDCAALFVSLDSSATRLSIGGIESRLRHIGRSAGVGRVHPHKFRRTLATRAIDKGMPVEQVQKLLGHARIDSTMHYAMVNQSNVKASHRKYLE; this is encoded by the coding sequence TTGACACAGCCAAATGATTATTTGGCTGACATGATCGTTGCGTTGCAAGAGAATGCTGCCGCGCGAGGATCAACGACAGAACGTCGCGCCGACGAGTTCTTTTCTATACACATTGGCAAGACACCGCCACGCAAACAAAATGAGTGGTTCTCCCTTAAGAATGCGAGCAACGTCATTTGGATGTCGATCAAGGACATGGGGCAAGCGGACGCCTACCTGATCACAAGCTCGGAGTACCTGACTAATGAGGCGGTTGAGAGGTTCAATATCCGCCGGTGTCCACCGGGATCCATCCTCTTGAGTTTCAAACTCACAGTGGGAAGAGTCGGTATCGCCGCCGACGAAATGGTCACCAATGAGGCGATCGCATGCTTTACATCGGACGATCCGCGAAGGCTGGCCTACCTGTACCCCTTGCTGTTAGCGTACGATTACGGGTCGTTGGGGAATACCTCGTCGATCGCCAACGCCGTGAATTCGAAGGTGATCAAGGCTATGCCCTTGCAGCTTCCCGATGACGGCGTACTTGATGAGTTCTACAACAACGCAAAGCCTATCTATGACCTGATGCTGAGCAACACAAAGGAAAAATCTGCGCTCGAGCAAACACGCGATGCGCTGTTGCCGAAACTCATGTCCGGCGAGATTGACGTCTCGGAAGTCCAGCTACCTACGCGGCCAAATAATCATTTGGCGTGCTGTTCTGCATCGCAGCCAACAGAATGTTTCCATCGCCTCTCGTCGAAAGGAATCGTGATGGAAACCGCTATCAACCTCGTTCTCGCCCAGATGCAGCCAATTCTTGACAGCAGCCAATTCAAACGGCTCGGAGAAGCACTTCGCTTCGCCTTTGCGCCCACACATGAGAGCACCACCGACCTTCTACACCTGTTTCTAACCGCTAAAGAGGTAGAGGGGTGTTCGATCAGAACCATCGCATACTACGAGAGCACCATTCGGCGCATGGTCGAGACCGTTGCCAAGCCCTATACCCAGATAGAAAGCGACGACCTACGAAGATATCTCAGCGACTACGAGAACACACGAGATGCCGGAAAGGTCACCATCGACAACATTCGCCGTATCCTGTCGAGTTTCTTCTCCTGGCTTGAAGACGAGGACTACATCGTGAAGAGCCCGATGAGGCGCATTCATAAGGTGAAGACCGCAACGCTGGCCAAGGAAGTACTAAGCGACGAGGAACTCGAAGCGCTGCGCGACGGTTGCGATAACGTCCGGGACCTCGCCATCGTCGACATGCTGGCGACAACCGGCATGCGTGTAGGCGAACTCGTCAGACTTGACATTGCCGACATCAATCTACAAGAACGCGAGTGCATCGTCACTGGGAAGGGCAGCAAGCAGCGACCCGTCTACTTCGACGCGCGCGCGAAGCTCCACTTGCAGGCATACCTTAACACCCGCGACGACGACTGCGCGGCTCTGTTCGTGTCGCTTGACTCGTCGGCAACCCGTCTGAGTATTGGAGGGATTGAATCGCGACTGCGACATATTGGGCGCTCGGCTGGAGTCGGACGGGTGCATCCGCATAAGTTCCGCAGAACTCTCGCGACCCGTGCAATCGACAAGGGGATGCCTGTCGAGCAAGTGCAGAAGCTCCTCGGGCATGCGAGAATAGACAGCACCATGCACTACGCGATGGTGAACCAAAGCAACGTGAAGGCTTCGCACAGGAAGTATTTGGAATGA
- a CDS encoding serine hydrolase domain-containing protein, giving the protein MNDYHGISSLIEAAIDAESLGGASICVIKEGQVKLLTGYGADTVDSIYKVYSMTKLFTSVITFQLVEEGVLHLQDAVAEFFPEFANHLAYNAGEESRLRKHR; this is encoded by the coding sequence ATGAATGACTATCACGGGATCAGTTCCCTTATCGAGGCCGCCATCGACGCCGAAAGCCTTGGTGGCGCATCCATCTGCGTGATCAAAGAAGGGCAGGTGAAACTCCTCACGGGCTACGGTGCCGATACGGTCGACAGCATCTACAAGGTCTACTCAATGACGAAGCTCTTCACTTCGGTTATCACCTTCCAGCTCGTGGAGGAAGGCGTTCTTCACTTACAAGATGCAGTGGCGGAGTTCTTTCCAGAATTCGCCAACCACCTCGCCTATAACGCCGGGGAGGAGTCGAGGTTGAGAAAACACCGCTGA
- a CDS encoding serine hydrolase domain-containing protein yields MTSGIPYPFPGSPAQRRMELLEADQIARAAAGIPFTTQSACRAMAAVPGGFHPGAGWEYGAGADLLGGVLEVVSGKSLDALYEERLFGPLEMIDTGFYVPPSKIDRVATAWHRDPQFTRVTQVETPIRDARSEDVLTFMAAVEKIDTAPPAFLAAGGGCYSTARDYARFLHMLLNEGELDGVRILRPETIRFMRTPQLDHTQLDAKAAEGVGAGVPGYSYSNLLRILVDPAQARALGVNGHVGEYGWDGAGGNFCLVDPSLGVAAVFMMQNFEGAEPVLRRQLYKAIVADD; encoded by the coding sequence ATGACATCGGGCATCCCCTATCCCTTCCCGGGGTCCCCGGCGCAAAGACGCATGGAACTATTGGAAGCCGACCAGATCGCGCGCGCTGCGGCGGGCATTCCCTTCACCACGCAGTCCGCTTGCCGGGCAATGGCGGCGGTGCCCGGAGGCTTTCATCCCGGTGCGGGCTGGGAATACGGTGCCGGTGCCGACCTGCTCGGCGGTGTACTTGAGGTAGTCAGCGGAAAGAGCCTCGACGCCTTATACGAGGAGCGCCTTTTCGGACCCCTCGAGATGATCGACACTGGCTTCTATGTGCCGCCTAGCAAGATTGATCGAGTCGCAACGGCATGGCACCGCGACCCGCAATTCACACGCGTTACACAGGTCGAAACACCGATCCGGGACGCGCGCAGTGAAGACGTGCTCACATTCATGGCGGCTGTGGAAAAGATCGACACGGCACCACCCGCTTTTCTCGCCGCAGGTGGGGGCTGCTATTCCACCGCGCGCGACTACGCGCGGTTCCTCCACATGCTGCTCAACGAAGGTGAGCTCGACGGCGTGCGCATCCTGCGTCCCGAAACAATTCGTTTCATGCGGACCCCGCAGCTGGACCACACCCAATTAGACGCGAAAGCGGCCGAGGGTGTGGGCGCGGGAGTGCCCGGGTACAGCTATTCAAACCTGCTGCGCATCCTCGTCGATCCGGCGCAGGCACGCGCGCTTGGAGTCAATGGCCACGTTGGAGAGTACGGCTGGGATGGGGCAGGCGGGAACTTCTGCCTGGTAGACCCGTCGCTTGGAGTGGCTGCAGTCTTTATGATGCAGAACTTCGAAGGGGCAGAGCCGGTGTTGCGGCGCCAGTTGTACAAGGCAATCGTGGCTGACGACTGA
- a CDS encoding alpha/beta fold hydrolase, giving the protein MPSYSGASATSQADLGSAASDANSDSIAAAGRPKFGTIEVNGLDVFYREAGTADKPTFLLLHGFPTASHLFRNLIPLLEQDFHVLAPDFIGFGRSAAPKHTDFAYTFEHLTDYVDGFLTAMGVESFYLYVFDYGAPIGFNLCLRYPERILGIVSQNGNVYEEGLGKKWVARAEYWKNPTPELREQFKSAFAPETIKGQYEGGEAKGSVPPDGYTLDIFYTQSPDYAERQSDLIFDYQNNVANYPRYQEYLRTYQPELIAAWGKNDPSFIYPGAEAFRRDDPNAEVHLLDGGHFVLETHWREIAALILQRWG; this is encoded by the coding sequence GTGCCGAGTTACTCAGGAGCATCCGCAACGTCACAAGCAGACCTTGGTTCCGCAGCATCGGATGCGAACTCTGATTCTATAGCAGCGGCAGGCCGGCCGAAGTTCGGAACCATCGAGGTAAACGGTCTGGACGTGTTCTATCGCGAGGCAGGCACAGCGGATAAACCGACATTCCTGCTGTTGCACGGCTTCCCCACCGCAAGCCATCTGTTCCGCAATCTCATACCGCTACTGGAGCAAGACTTTCATGTGCTGGCGCCGGACTTCATTGGCTTCGGGCGTTCCGCCGCACCGAAGCACACGGACTTCGCCTACACGTTTGAGCACCTCACCGATTATGTGGACGGCTTCCTGACGGCGATGGGCGTGGAGTCTTTCTACCTGTACGTGTTCGACTACGGTGCACCGATTGGGTTCAATCTCTGCCTGCGGTACCCGGAGCGCATCCTCGGCATTGTGAGCCAGAACGGGAATGTGTATGAGGAGGGGCTCGGCAAGAAATGGGTGGCGCGCGCCGAGTACTGGAAGAATCCGACTCCCGAGTTGCGCGAGCAGTTCAAGAGCGCCTTCGCGCCGGAGACCATCAAGGGCCAATACGAGGGCGGGGAGGCTAAGGGGTCGGTGCCGCCGGATGGGTACACGCTCGATATCTTCTACACGCAGTCGCCGGATTATGCGGAGCGCCAGTCGGACCTCATATTTGACTACCAGAACAACGTGGCCAACTATCCCCGGTACCAGGAGTATCTACGCACATATCAGCCCGAGCTGATCGCCGCGTGGGGTAAGAACGACCCGAGTTTCATCTATCCGGGGGCGGAGGCTTTTCGCCGAGATGATCCGAATGCCGAGGTGCATCTGCTCGACGGCGGCCACTTCGTACTGGAGACGCATTGGCGCGAGATCGCCGCTCTCATCCTGCAGCGGTGGGGGTAG
- a CDS encoding TetR/AcrR family transcriptional regulator C-terminal domain-containing protein: protein MANLDTKLAFAASFRALAVRRDVDKITVGEIAAGAGRSPATFYRHFRDKYDLAAWDYARDGGAIMAHVGDDDYPWPRTLLDGAAYFQRHRAYLRNLLTHTNGRDSFMRHMMATNVALLRDCVADVVKPDQLDPETLICIRIYCYGTVQLVCDWIMESIHCTPEQLAHAMEVALPEPLRRVLLDGGGFRE, encoded by the coding sequence GTGGCTAACCTCGACACCAAGCTGGCCTTCGCCGCGTCTTTTCGGGCGCTGGCCGTGCGCCGCGACGTCGACAAGATCACCGTGGGCGAGATAGCTGCGGGAGCGGGGCGGTCACCGGCCACCTTCTACCGTCACTTCCGTGACAAATACGATCTTGCTGCCTGGGATTACGCGCGCGATGGCGGCGCGATTATGGCGCACGTCGGCGACGACGACTATCCGTGGCCGCGAACGCTGCTCGACGGCGCCGCCTACTTCCAACGGCACAGGGCGTACCTGCGCAATCTGCTGACCCACACCAACGGCCGCGACTCCTTTATGCGCCACATGATGGCGACGAATGTGGCGCTGCTACGCGACTGCGTGGCAGATGTGGTTAAACCTGACCAGTTAGATCCTGAGACGCTCATATGCATCAGAATCTACTGCTATGGCACCGTGCAACTGGTGTGCGACTGGATCATGGAGTCGATTCACTGCACTCCCGAGCAGCTGGCACATGCGATGGAAGTGGCCTTGCCAGAGCCGCTTCGTCGGGTGCTTCTTGATGGTGGTGGGTTCCGGGAGTGA